One genomic window of Tribolium castaneum strain GA2 chromosome 10, icTriCast1.1, whole genome shotgun sequence includes the following:
- the Nf1 gene encoding neurofibromin isoform X1 — protein sequence MATQKPGEWANTLIVRFEEQLPCRIGPQTSHSRINEEQNKACIIQISKYRFALVLDGFVKVLKRIHELYQTGTCGAPRQHGPELEKNYYDSLLIVLETLEKCFSQQPKDSITLTMEENQNLKSLLKEICAFLDMSNDNPNTHAIKVLASKVLFALSVNFFNAVFNRISSKLQELASCPDENPDYSDIELIQHINVDVNRLTRLLTEAIQKFRLLKKSAHLVFVNSLEKAIWNWMDHYPYEFAELQKNTNEELSKCCEQLFDILDNFADNKKGRAAVWSLQIMLLILAPKVLEEIVNADSGAPCSPRHNKKKQFIDAIKRGIGPHGNSSKQLTEAAAVTCVKLCKASTYINNKDSNNVAFTLVQSVINDLKSLLFNTTKLFSRGQNYLYQDMDLMIDCFVSCFRIKPHNNEALKVCLNLNSPSVYHFVLVRSLYRIVTESKLHWWPKIDLVYSKSSELRAMFTDTLNRVAQGCIAHTPLRMIQSLTLKGKDSQAKFKERAEEVPGHRNLLLYMVRLIHADPMLMLNNQGKAGHEIQSSTLELINGLVSLVHQPTMPDVAQEAMEALLVLHHPEKIEVWNPEAPINTFWDVSSQVLFSISQKLIQHQIMNYTDILKWLREILICRNAFLSRHKEYANLGSQIPICKQAHIKLEVVFFMYLWSIDMDAVLVAMSCFALLCQEAEIRCGSDEVTVTYLVPNYHVYQELAQASTVLTTASGESRMCFPEHANGRAALQKRIMALLRKIEHCVNGVQPAWEETFMNWNSMSKNLSSYPKAKVEDGQMEPFHRSMGKRRASHQNSEHELEEQINEWANMTGFLCALGGVCLQRKSPSRPTLSASSHSSLSTATISSIGSSSLAESRKSSVLTGAPQEQRQYCPVTQFVDLLLRLLVCNNEKFGAQIQKHVKELVGHEMSSALYPILFEQIKTIVDKFFDQQGQVVVSDVNTQFIEHIIFIMKNILDSTKNDQPSEHLGVTSIEGMMLAIVRYVRHLDMTVHAIHIKTKLCQLVEAMMKRRDDLAFRQEMKFRNKLVEYLTDWVMGTSHQIAPPSSGDVTMITRDLDQACMEAVAALLRGLPLQPEESDRGDLMEAKSQLFLKYFTLFMNLLNDCSDATEVEKDVSRQRVNAGKLSTLRNATIQAMSNLLSANIDSGLMHSIDLGYNKDLQTRAAFMEVLTKILQQGTEFDTLAETVLADRFEQLVQLVTMISDKGELPIAMALANVVTTSQMDELARVFVTLFDAKHLLSPLLWNMFYREVEVSDCMQTLFRGNSLGSKIMAFCFKIYGASYLQCLLEPLIRPLLDDPCCSFEVDPARLEPNEDIAENRQNLIALTQKVFDAIVSSAEKFPPQLRSMCHCLYQVLSKRFPQFPQNNIGAVGTVIFLRFINPAIVSPQEMGIVTKQVPTSVKRGLMLMSKILQNIANHVEFSKEQHMLPFNDFLRAHFEIGRRFFIQIASDCETVDQTSHSMSFISDANVLALHRLLWNHQEKIGDYLSSSRDHKAVGRRPFDKMATLLAYLGPPEHKPVDSHLLFSSYARWSSIDMSSTKFEELMVKHNMHEKEEFKSIKSLNIFYQAGTSKAGFPVFYYIARRYKIGETNGDMLIYHVILTLKPFCHSPFELVVDFTHTCSDNRFRTEFLQKWFYVLPEVAYENIHAAYIYNCNSWVREYTKFHDRILAPLKGNRKLIFIDAPNKLTEFIELDQQKLPGATLSLDEDLKVFNNALKLSHKDTKVAIKVGPTAIQITSSEKTKVLSHSVLLNDVYYASEIEEVCLVDDNQFTLTIANESGPLSFIHNDCDSIVQAVIHIRNRWELSQPDSVTVHQKIRPKDVPGTLLNMALLNLGSSDPNLRTAAYNQLCALTATFDLKIEGQLLETQGLCIPSNNTIFIKSVSEKLATNEPHLTLEFLEECIQGFRVSSIELKHLCLEYMTPWLANLVKFCKPSEENKRQKQVAQILEKLILLTIEEVEMYPSIQAKIWGSIGQVPELIDMVLDNFIHRSVNSGLGSPMVEIMADTAVALASANVQLVAKKVIGRLCRVVDKTCQSPTPLLEQHMMWDDIAILARYLLMLSFNNCLDVARHLPYLFHTVTFLVCSGSLSMRASTHGLVINIIHSLCTCTKPSFSEETQRVLRLSLDEFSLPKFYLLFGISKVKSAAVTAFRSSYRHPNERWFGTERSFSGASADRERLSLTSLEVITDALLEIMEACMHDIPNCDWLNSWTSLAKSFAFCFNPALQPRALIVFGCISKSITDHDMKQLLRILVKALESFSDIVLIEALVMCLTRLQPLLRPESPIHKALFWVATSVLQLDEVSLYASGLALLEQNLHTLDSQGIFEDKTLENVMMSTREPLEWHFKQLDHAVGLSFKANFHFALVGHLLKGYRHPTPTTVSRTSRVLTMLLAIVAKPHRRDKFEVTPDSVAYLTALVGVSEEVRSRCHIKHSLSRNMSDSISQENFMNENMANMSHQSNSGNVTNTGSGVNRRQKSWDLLDQSAIAQARQHKQPPQHQVENSTASKGWRSLDLSQSPGPQANGGLTRPLYRTQRSSSVPVQQNPTPNALNSETHSQPVPPIKNRSTRVSVSNENNVLLDPEVLTDFSTQALVLTVLATLVKYSTDEAETRILYQYLAEGAVVFPKVFPVIYNLLDMKINNVLTSCHDQIILSAVRSIIQNMIACEDTSQQQLHYLQSCGFGGLWRFAGPFNKYNNTAESSELFVNCLEAMVETCLPIEESEGENGEMQQYPSMLSVSSNMNLSSSLSSLTLGSPTEKEITRDLEGGSTTSLGRASFSKQRSLKTKTHLHSEGSSIHK from the exons atggcaACGCAAAAGCCGGGAGAATGGGCTAACACTCTGATTGTGCGTTTTGAGGAGCAG CTGCCTTGCCGGATTGGTCCTCAAACCAGCCATTCGCGGATAAACGAGGAACAGAATAAGGCTTGCATTATACAGATTTCCAAATACCGTTTTGCTTTAGTATTAGATGGTTTTGTTAAAGTTTTGAAACGAATCCATGAACTG tatcAGACTGGAACATGTGGGGCACCACGGCAACATGGTCCAGAATTAGAGAAAAACTACTATGACAGTCTGCTTATAGTTTTAGAAACCTTAGAGAAATGTTTTAGCCAGCAGCCAAAAGATTCAATAACTCTCACAATGgaagaaaatcaaaatttaaagtcttTGTTGAAGGAAATTTGCGCGTTTTTAG ATATGTCAAACGATAATCCCAACACACATGCAATAAAAGTGTTAGCCAGTAAAGTTTTGTTTGCTTTGAGtgttaatttctttaatgCTGTCTTTAATCGAATCTCGTCAAAATTACAAGAGCTTGCATCATGCCCAGACGAAAACCCTGATTACAGTGATATTGAACTAATTCAGCACATAAATGTTGATGTTAATAGACTTACCAGATTGCTAACAG AAGCCATTCAAAAATTCCGCTTACTCAAAAAATCGGCACATCTCGTTTTCGTAAACTCCTTAGAAAAAGCCATCTGGAACTGGATGGACCACTACCCGTATGAGTTCGCTGAATTACAGAAAAACACAAATGAGGAGTTATCCAAGTGCTGTGAACAATTATTTGACATATTGGACAACTTCGCTGATAACAAGAAGGGTCGTGCCGCCGTCTGGTCTCTCCAAATCATGCTTCTAATCCTAGCTCCT AAAGTCCTTGAAGAAATCGTAAACGCTGATAGTGGTGCTCCTTGTTCCCCTAGACATAATAAAAAGAAGCAATTTATCGATGCAATAAAACGCGGCATAGGACCTCACGGAAACTCAAGTAAACAATTAACTGAAGCCGCGGCAGTTACGTGTGTGAAGTTGTGTAAGGCTTCCACTTACATCAACAACAAAGACTCCAATAATGTTGCATTCACTCTGGTCCAAAGTGTCATTAATGACCTTAAA TCGCTGCTCTTTAATACCACAAAACTCTTCTCCCGAGGCCAAAATTACCTGTACCAGGACATGGACCTAATGATCGACTGTTTTGTTTCTTGTTTCCGTATCAAGCCACACAATAACGAGGCATTGAAAGTCTGCCTGAACCTCAACTCACCTTCCGTTTACCATTTCGTGTTAGTCCGATCGCTTTATCG CATTGTTACCGAGTCGAAACTCCACTGGTGGCCCAAAATCGATTTAGTTTATAGCAAATCGTCTGAACTAAGAGCAATGTTTACCGATACGCTAAATAGAGTTGCTCAAGGTTGTATCGCACACACTCCCTTACGCATGATACAATCGCTAACACTCAAAGGTAAAGACTCGCAAGCTAAGTTCAAAGAACGAGCTGAAGAAGTGCCTGGTCATAGGAATTTATTACTGTATATGGTGCGGCTGATTCACGCCGACCCAATGCTAATGCTGAAC AATCAAGGAAAAGCCGGCCATGAAATCCAAAGTTCCACGTTAGAATTGATAAATGGTTTGGTGTCACTTGTTCATCAACCAACGATGCCAGACGTCGCACAAGAAGCAATGGAAGCCTTATTAGTTTTACACCATCCCGAGAAAATCGAAGTTTGGAACCCCGAAGCACCAATTAACACCTTTTGGGATGTTAG TTCGCAAGTGTTGTTCTCGATATCGCAAAAGTTGATCCAACACCAAATTATGAACTATACCGATATTCTCAAGTGGTTGCGGGAGATTTTGATTTGTAGAAACGCCTTTTTGTCTAGGCATAAGGAATACGCGAACCTCGGTAGCCAAATACCGATATGCAAACAAGCCCACATAAAACTAGAG GTTGTCTTCTTTATGTACTTGTGGAGTATTGACATGGATGCTGTCTTAGTAGCGATGAGTTGTTTCGCATTACTGTGCCAAGAAGCTGAAATCAGATGTGGCTCAGACGAAGTCACTGTGACCTATCTGGTACCAAACTATCACGTGTACCAAGAACTGGCCCAAGCCTCTACCGTTTTAACCACAG CCAGCGGGGAATCCAGAATGTGTTTCCCGGAACATGCCAACG GCCGGGCCGCCTTGCAAAAACGCATAATGGCCCTTTTGCGCAAAATCGAGCACTGCGTAAACGGCGTGCAACCAGCCTGGGAAGAAACATTCATGAACTGGAATTCTATGTCAAAGAACCTATCCTCGTACCCTAAAGCAAAGGTGGAGGACGGCCAAATGGAGCCGTTCCACAGATCCATGGGAAAACGAAGAGCATCGCATCAAAACTCCGAACATGAGTTAGAGGAACAAATCAACGAGTGGGCCAACATGACTGGATTTTTATGTGCTTTGGGCGGTGTCTGCTTACAGAGAAAATCACCATCGAGACCCACATTATCGGCATCGTCCCACTCCAGTCTATCCACAGCTACCATCAGCTCGATCGGCTCTAGTAGCCTGGCTGAGAGTCGCAAATCTAGTGTCTTAACAGGGGCGCCACAGGAACAAAGACAGTACTGTCCGGTCACTCA ATTTGTCGATCTGCTGCTCCGTTTGCTGGTCTGcaataatgaaaaattcgGGGCCCAGATCCAGAAACACGTCAAAGAGCTAGTCGGGCATGAAATGTCCTCAGCGCTGTATCCTATTCTGTTCGAACAAATCAAAACAATCGTTGATAAGTTTTTCGACCAGCAGGGCCAAGTCGTAGTCTCAGATGTCAATACTCAGTTCATTGAACACATAATTTTCATAATGAAAAATATCCTAGATAGCACTAAAAACGACCAACCCTCCGAGCACTTAGGCGTCACAAGCATCGAAGGCATGATGTTGGCCATAGTCCGCTACGTGCGCCATCTGGACATGACCGTCCACGCAATacatattaaaacaaaactgtGCCAACTCGTTGAAGCTATGATGAAACGGCGTGACGACCTAGCTTTCCGCCAGGAAATGAAGTTCAGGAACAAGCTAGTCGAGTATTTGACTGACTGGGTCATGGGGACCTCGCACCAAATAGCGCCGCCTAGTTCGGGCGACGTTACTATGATCACCCGCGACCTGGACCAGGCCTGTATGGAGGCCGTGGCAGCGCTTCTGAGGGGGCTGCCGCTGCAGCCGGAGGAGTCAGACCGGGGCGACCTGATGGAAGCCAAAAGCCAACTCTTCCTCAAGTATTTCACGCTCTTTATGAACTTACTAAACGACTGCTCGGACGCCACCGAAGTCGAGAAGGACGTCTCGAGGCAAAGGGTGAACGCTGGCAAGCTCAGCACTTTGCGGAACGCCACCATCCAGGCCATGTCCAACTTGCTGTCGGCCAACATCGACAGCGGGTTGATGCACTCCATTG ATTTGGGTTACAATAAAGACTTGCAAACGCGTGCCGCTTTTATGGAAGTCTTGactaaaattttgcaacaagGGACTGAGTTCGATACGTTGGCTGAAACAGTGTTGGCTGATCGGTTCGAACAGTTGGTACAGTTAGTGACGATGATAAGCGATAAAGGCGAGTTGCCGATCGCCATGGCTTTAGCCAACGTAGTCACAACGTCACAGATGGACGAATTAGCGCGGGTTTTTGTGACTTTATTCGACGCCAAACACCTCTTGTCCCCCCTGCTTTGGAACATGTTTTACCGAGAGGTTGAAGTGTCGGACTGTATGCAAACCCTGTTCCGTGGCAATTCGCTCGGGAGCAAAATCATGGCGttctgtttcaaaatttatggTGCTAGTTATTTGCAATGTTTGTTGGAGCCGTTGATTCGGCCCTTGCTGGACGATCCGTGTTGTAGTTTTGAGGTAGACCCGGCTAG ATTAGAACCTAATGAAGATATCGCCGAAAATCGGCAAAACTTGATAGCTTTGACTCAGAAAGTGTTCGATGCGATTGTGAGCAGCGCCGAGAAGTTCCCGCCTCAGTTGAGGTCGATGTGCCACTGTTTGTACCAAGTTTTGAGTAAGCGTTTCCCCCAATTTCCCCAAAACAACATCGGTGCCGTGGGTACGGTGATTTTCTTGCGGTTCATCAACCCTGCGATTGTCTCGCCGCAAGAGATGGGCATTGTCACCAAGCAAGTCCCCACGTCGGTGAAGCGGGGGCTAATGCTGATGTcaaaaattctacaaaatatcgCTAATCACGTCGAGTTTAGCAAGGAGCAGCACATGTTGCCGTTTAATGATTTTCTAAGAGCACATTTTGAGATTGGGAGGAG attttttatacaaattgcGTCTGATTGCGAGACTGTTGATCAGACTTCACATTCAATGTCGTTTATAAGTGACGCGAATGTGCTGGCTTTGCACAGATTGCTGTGGAACCACCAGGAGAAAATCGGGGATTACTTGTCCAGCAGCCGGGATCACAAGGCTGTGGGGCGAAGGCCTTTCGATAAAATGGCCACGCTGCTGGCCTACTTGGGACCCCCCGAGCACAAACCGGTGGATTCGCA TCTTCTGTTTTCGTCGTACGCTAGATGGAGCTCCATCGACATGTCTTCGACCAAGTTTGAAGAACTGATGGTGAAGCACAATATGCACGAAAAAGAGGAGTTCAAGTCGATCAAATCGTTGAATATTTTCTACCAAGCTGGGACTAGCAAAGCCGGGTTTCCCGTCTTCTACTACATTGCCCGCAGATACAA GATTGGGGAGACGAATGGAGACATGCTTATTTATCACGTTATATTGACATTGAAGCCTTTCTGCCATTCACCGTTCGAATTAGTTGTCGATTTCACACACACTTGCTCAGATAATAGATTTAGGActgaatttttacaaaagtggTTCTATGTTCTGCCTGAAGTTGCCTACGAAAATATCCATGCCGCTTATATTTATAATTGTAATAGTTGGGTGCGCGAATACACTAAATTCCACGATAGAATTCTAGCACCTCTCAAG GGCAATCGCAAACTGATATTTATCGATGCGCCTAACAAGTTAACCGAATTCATAGAACTCGATCAACAGAAATTACCTGGTGCTACGTTAAGCCTCGATGAAGATTTGAAAGTTTTCAATAACGCGTTAAAATTGTCACATAAAGACACCAAAGTTGCAATAAAAGTGGGACCCACAGCCATTCAGATAACTTCATCAGAGAAAACCAAGGTTTTGTCGCATTCGGTTTTGCTTAACGACGTTTATTACGCTTCCGAAATCGAAGAAGTTTGTTTAGTTGATGACAATCAGTTTACTCTGACGATAGCGAACGAAAGTGGTCCTCTTAGTTTTATTCATAACGATTGTGATAGCATAGTACAGGCAGTGATACATATACGGAATCGGTGGGAGCTCAGCCAACCC GACTCGGTAACCGTGCATCAAAAAATTCGACCAAAGGACGTACCGGGAACATTACTAAACATGGCGCTCTTGAATTTGGGCTCGTCGGACCCGAACTTGCGCACAGCTGCGTATAACCAGTTGTGTGCGTTGACTGCAACTTTCGATTTAAAAATCGAAGGCCAGTTGCTGGAAACGCAAGGTTTGTGCATACCTTCGAACAACACGATTTTCATCAAGTCGGTGTCGGAGAAATTGGCCACGAATGAGCCACACTTGACTTTGGAGTTCCTGGAGGAGTGCATCCAGGGCTTCCGCGTTTCCAGCATCGAGTTGAAGCACTTGTGTTTGGAGTACATGACGCCGTGGTTGGCCAATTTGGTCAAGTTCTGCAAACCGTCGGAGGAGAATAAGCGGCAGAAACAGGTGGCGCAGATTTTGGAGAAGTTGATTTTGTTGACTATTGAGGAGGTGGAGATGTATCCGTCAATTCAGGCGAAGATCTGGGGCTCGATTGGCCAAGTCCCTGAGTTGATTGATATGGTTTTGGATAATTTTATCCACAGGTCGGTGAATTCGGGCTTGGGCTCGCCGATGGTCGAGATAATGGCCGACACTGCCGTCGCGCTGGCGTCGGCGAACGTGCAGTTGGTGGCGAAGAAAGTGATCGGAAGGCTGTGTCGAGTTGTCGATAAGACGTGTCAGTCGCCCACTCCGCTCTTAGAACAACACATGATGTGGGACGATATTGCGATCTTAGCGAGATATTTGTTGATGTTGTCGTTTAACAATTGTCTAGATGTTGCTCGTCATTTGCCATACTTGTTCCATACAGTAACTTTCTTGGTGTGTTCCGGGTCGCTGAGTATGAGAGCCTCGACTCACGGACtcgttattaatattattcacTCTCTATGTACCTGTACGAAACCATCTTTTTCGGAAGAAACCCAAAGAGTTTTACGCTTATCTTTAGATGAATTTTCTCTACCAAAATTCTACTTGTTATTCGGTATAAGTAAGGTCAAATCAGCAGCAGTGACTGCGTTCAGGTCCAGCTACCGGCACCCAAACGAGCGGTGGTTTGGGACGGAGCGGAGCTTCTCGGGGGCTTCCGCCGACAGGGAGCGGCTCTCCCTGACCTCGCTCGAGGTCATAACCGACGCTTTACTCGAGATCATGGAGGCGTGCATGCACGACATCCCCAACTGTGATTGGCTGAACAGTTGGACTTCGCTGGCGAAAAGTTTCGCCTTTTGTTTCAATCCCGCCTTACAACCCAGAGCACTCATCGTTTTCGGTTGCATTAGCAAGAGCATAACGGACCATGACATGAAGCAGCTGTTGCGAATCCTGGTCAAAGCTTTGGAAAGTTTCAGTGATATCGTGCTCATTGAAGCGCTGGTCATGTGCCTGACCAGACTGCAGCCTCTTCTGAGGCCCGAATCTCCCATACATAAAGCCTTGTTTTGGGTCGCGACTTCGGTTCTGCAACTGGACGAAGTGTCTCTGTACGCCTCAGGCTTAGCCTTGTTAGAGCAAAACTTGCATACTTTAGATTCTCAGGGAATTTTCGAAGACAAG ACGCTTGAGAACGTGATGATGTCGACGCGCGAGCCGCTTGAGTGGCACTTCAAGCAACTGGACCACGCTGTGGGGCTTAGCTTTAAGGCGAATTTTCATTTTGCTTTAGTAGGACATTTGCTCAAGGGATACCGCCATCCCACACCAACCACCGTTTCACGCACCTCAAGAGTGTTAACTATGCTGCTAGCTATAGTAGCAAAGCCGCACAGGAGAGACAAGTTTGAAGTAACGCCGGATAGTGTCGCGTATCTGACCG CTCTGGTTGGTGTGTCTGAGGAAGTTCGAAGTCGTTGTCACATCAAACATTCGCTTTCGAGAAACATGTCGGATTCGATATCGCAGGAAAACTTCATGAATGAAAACATGGCAAACATGTCTCACCAAAGTAACTCAGGAAATGTCACAAATACGGGTAGTGGTGTAAACCGCCGGCAAAAATCATGGGATCTTTTGGATCAGTCGGCCATTGCTCAAGCCAGACAGCACAAGCAACCACCACAACACCAG GTTGAAAATTCGACAGCCAGTAAAGGCTGGCGAAGTCTAGACTTATCCCAGAGCCCGGGACCTCAGGCAAACGGGGGCCTGACCCGGCCTCTGTATCGCACCCAGCGTTCTAGTTCGGTACCCGTTCAGCAGAACCCAACACCCAATGCATTAAACAGTGAGACACATAGCCAGCCCGTGCCTCCTATTAAA AACCGCAGTACAAGGGTTTCAGTAAGCAACGAAAATAACGTCCTCCTTGATCCTGAAGTTCTAACAGACTTTTCAACTCAGGCCTTAGTTTTAACCGTCTTAGCAACTCTCGTTAAATATAGCACCGACGAAGCTGAAACTAGAATATTATATCAGTATCTTGCCGAAGGAGCCGTAGTTTTCCCGAAAGTATTTCCCGTAAT TTATAACTTGTTGGatatgaaaataaacaatgttttGACGTCTTGCCACGACCAAATAATCTTAAGTGCGGTCAGGAGTATCATTCAGAATATGATAGCATGTGAGGACACCAGCCAACAACAACTCCACTATTTGCAAAGTTGTGGCTTTGGGGGTCTCTGGCGCTTCGCTGGACCATTTAACAAG TACAACAATACGGCCGAGAGTAGCGAACTGTTCGTAAACTGCTTAGAAGCGATGGTTGAAACATGTCTTCCTATTGAAGAATCTGAAGGAGAGAATGGTGAAATGCAGCAATATCCTTCAATGTTAAGTGTTAGTTCAAACATGAACCTTTCCTCTAGTCTTTCTAGCCTTACTTTGGGTTCACCGACGGAAAAAGAGATTACGAGGGATTTAGAGGGGGGAAGCACAACTTCACTGGGGCGGGCTTCATTCAGCAAACAACGCAGTTTGAAGACTAAGACGCATCTGCATTCGGAAGGATCATctattcataaataa